The sequence CTATGAACTTTACGATCTGTTTGTGTTTTTTGTTTCTCATTCTAATATTATCTCCCCATTGTGGGGAGCTTTTTTGCTATTTTTTAAACAGTCTCACATGGCAGCTCCATTGCTTGCGGAAGCGGTTGGAGGTACTGTTTTTCTTGGATTTATTGCAGCGGTAGCCTTTGCTACCATACTTGCAGTTGTTGCAGGTCTTACCTTAGCAGGTGCCTCTACATTGTCTCATGACCTTTATGTGAATGTGGTAAGGGGAGGACGCTCTTCAGAAGAAGAAGAAGTGAAGGTTGCTAAGATAGCTACTTTAATACTCGGTGTGCTTGCCATCATTTTGGGTATTCTCTTTAAAGGTCAAAATGTAGCCTTTATGGTAGGACTCGCTTTTGCTATTGCTGCGAGCGCTAACTTTCCACCCTTGGTCATGTCCATATTCTGGAGGAAGTTTACTACTGCGGGTGCGGTCGCCAGTATACTGACTGGTACGTTCTTGGCAGTGATCCTTATAATTCTCAGTCCCACAGTATGGGTTGATGTACTTAAAAATCCTGCACCCATATTCCCTTGGAAGAATCCTGCCCTTGTATCTATGCCTGCATCTTTCCTTATAGGCATAATAGTCTCACTGTTAACTAAGGAAGAAGAGGCTGAAAGAAAGTACGAGGAGGAAAAGGTAAGAACTTACTTAGGTATAGGAGCAGAATAAAACAGAGGCTCGCCGAAAGGCGAGCTTCTTTTAACAGAAGATAAAATGCTTGACCCTGAGAGGTTCTTTAAAGAAACTTATCCCTTTGACAGACTTTCGGAGGAGGAT comes from Hydrogenobacter hydrogenophilus and encodes:
- a CDS encoding sodium:solute symporter family transporter codes for the protein YELYDLFVFFVSHSNIISPLWGAFLLFFKQSHMAAPLLAEAVGGTVFLGFIAAVAFATILAVVAGLTLAGASTLSHDLYVNVVRGGRSSEEEEVKVAKIATLILGVLAIILGILFKGQNVAFMVGLAFAIAASANFPPLVMSIFWRKFTTAGAVASILTGTFLAVILIILSPTVWVDVLKNPAPIFPWKNPALVSMPASFLIGIIVSLLTKEEEAERKYEEEKVRTYLGIGAE